Proteins encoded within one genomic window of bacterium:
- the mnmE gene encoding tRNA uridine-5-carboxymethylaminomethyl(34) synthesis GTPase MnmE: protein MPEALPGEMNAAAGTIAAIATAAGPGAIGIVRISGPGARSVGARIFRPSGGKPFSALEPRRMQPGWIVGPAGELDRAQVCFYPEPGSYTGEDQLEIFTHGGPGIMGEVLKLAYAAGARPAAPGEFTRRAVLAGKMDLFQAEAVAWLIDAESPAEIEQAARQLRGGPSEALRRIRGRLIALRAEVEISLDFEEYEERPLPYPALEAGLAGAAAELKELAAAAASGEQLRRGLRVVLAGSPNTGKSSLLNRILGRERAIVSPQPGTTRDTLEEEMVLDGMRLRLIDTAGIRARAEGVEAEGIRRAREEVRSADLVVLVLDGSAALGSDDLEACRQAGRGRLLIVANKADRRRRLENRAVVREFPGARVLDVSAADGSGLERFREELAHSLRELAGVGARALAVSRRRRVLLEECAEAVARTHALLREEPGAELLALELGEAVDRMGKVLGEGHPGELLDEIFSRFCVGK, encoded by the coding sequence GTGCCGGAAGCCCTGCCCGGGGAGATGAACGCCGCCGCCGGGACAATCGCGGCGATCGCCACCGCGGCGGGGCCGGGGGCGATCGGAATCGTCAGGATTTCCGGCCCCGGGGCGCGGTCGGTCGGCGCCCGGATTTTCCGGCCCTCGGGGGGAAAGCCGTTTTCGGCCCTTGAACCCAGGCGGATGCAGCCGGGATGGATCGTGGGCCCGGCGGGGGAGTTGGACCGCGCCCAGGTCTGCTTCTACCCGGAACCGGGGAGTTACACGGGGGAAGACCAGCTCGAGATCTTCACCCACGGGGGCCCCGGGATCATGGGCGAGGTTCTGAAGCTGGCGTATGCCGCCGGCGCCCGTCCCGCCGCCCCCGGTGAATTCACCCGGAGGGCGGTGCTGGCGGGGAAGATGGACCTGTTCCAGGCGGAAGCGGTCGCCTGGCTGATCGACGCCGAATCCCCGGCCGAGATCGAACAGGCCGCGCGCCAGCTCCGGGGCGGACCGAGCGAAGCTCTGCGCCGGATCCGCGGGCGTTTGATCGCTTTACGGGCCGAGGTCGAAATTTCGCTCGATTTCGAGGAATACGAGGAACGGCCCCTCCCCTACCCGGCCCTGGAAGCGGGGCTGGCCGGGGCCGCGGCGGAACTGAAAGAACTCGCCGCCGCGGCGGCTTCCGGGGAACAACTGCGCCGGGGACTGCGGGTGGTGCTGGCGGGGAGTCCCAATACCGGGAAATCCAGCCTCCTCAACCGGATCCTGGGGAGGGAGCGGGCCATAGTGTCTCCGCAGCCGGGGACGACTCGGGACACGCTGGAGGAGGAGATGGTTTTGGACGGTATGCGCCTGCGCCTGATCGACACCGCCGGTATCCGCGCTCGAGCCGAGGGAGTGGAGGCGGAGGGTATCCGCCGCGCGCGCGAGGAGGTCCGCTCCGCCGATCTGGTGGTGCTGGTGCTCGACGGTTCCGCCGCCTTGGGCAGCGACGACCTGGAAGCCTGCCGGCAGGCCGGCCGGGGAAGGCTGCTGATCGTGGCCAACAAAGCGGATCGGCGGCGCCGTCTCGAAAACCGGGCCGTAGTCCGGGAATTTCCCGGGGCCCGGGTCCTGGACGTATCGGCGGCCGACGGATCGGGGTTGGAGCGTTTTCGGGAGGAGTTGGCGCATTCGCTGCGCGAGCTTGCCGGGGTGGGCGCCCGGGCCCTTGCCGTCAGCCGCCGCCGCCGGGTGCTGCTGGAAGAGTGCGCGGAGGCGGTAGCGCGCACGCACGCGCTTCTCCGGGAGGAGCCGGGAGCGGAGCTGCTCGCCCTGGAACTGGGCGAAGCGGTCGACCGGATGGGGAAGGTGTTGGGGGAAGGCCATCCGGGCGAACTGCTCGATGAAATTTTCTCGCGCTTCTGCGTGGGAAAGTAA
- a CDS encoding helix-turn-helix domain-containing protein produces the protein MPENSDRPSFPDWITLKQAALLLNCSIKTIRRRVESGKMKSMVEYRGNKAIRLVSREDVLREAPSFDLILAASHPRAESGNAPGLVSADTEQMLRLAVSEWHRRSDSGLRRTRILLLVGMGAVLLALVGAVMLSADWFYRLSRDDARSLKGELGTLVAGAEARSRRDISTAMRSARTARGLGEASLRELEEARIEIETLRAQVAGLQAGISDLRTLLAASDEARRRDWSELQAAIAAPPSAPESADVLPAPSPGPTSE, from the coding sequence ATGCCGGAAAATTCAGATCGCCCTTCGTTTCCCGACTGGATCACCCTGAAGCAAGCCGCGCTGTTGCTCAACTGCAGCATTAAAACCATCCGGCGGCGGGTGGAATCCGGCAAGATGAAGAGCATGGTCGAATACCGCGGGAACAAGGCCATCCGCCTGGTATCCCGGGAAGACGTGCTCAGAGAAGCTCCATCATTCGATCTGATCCTGGCCGCTTCCCACCCCCGGGCCGAATCCGGCAACGCCCCGGGATTGGTCTCCGCCGATACCGAACAGATGCTGCGGCTGGCCGTCTCCGAATGGCACAGGCGCAGCGATTCCGGTCTCAGGCGCACCCGCATCCTGCTCCTGGTCGGCATGGGCGCGGTTCTGCTGGCCCTCGTTGGCGCGGTGATGCTGAGCGCGGACTGGTTTTATCGTCTCAGCCGCGATGACGCCCGTAGTCTCAAAGGAGAGCTCGGAACTCTGGTGGCGGGCGCGGAAGCGCGGAGCCGGCGCGATATCTCCACCGCCATGCGCAGCGCCAGAACCGCCCGGGGCCTGGGCGAGGCCTCGCTGCGGGAGTTGGAGGAAGCCCGGATCGAAATCGAGACCCTGCGGGCTCAGGTAGCCGGACTTCAAGCCGGAATCTCCGATCTCCGGACGCTGCTGGCCGCTAGCGACGAAGCCCGGCGCCGGGACTGGTCGGAGCTTCAGGCCGCGATCGCCGCGCCACCTTCCGCGCCCGAATCCGCGGATGTCCTTCCCGCTCCGTCCCCCGGTCCGACATCCGAATAA
- a CDS encoding ParB/RepB/Spo0J family partition protein, whose translation MALGRGLNALIGEKQLDRVSGPVTHIPPDRIERNSYQPRDRFDPQTLTELQDSIREKGILQPLLVSRTPEGYRLIAGERRLRAALELGLDLVPVLVREVETDQDYLELALIENIQRSDLNPLEQAESYRRLCSDFGLSQEEVARKVGKDRSTVANTLRLLELEEEIAALVRNGRLNFGQARTLLGVEDPGDRLRLARRVVAEGIPVRTLEKLVADRKGRASGPRRRRATPPPDPHVAEAESRLRDALKTKVTIKPGGKQSGRIEIEYYSWNDLERIYTIIENSLKL comes from the coding sequence ATGGCGCTTGGCCGGGGATTGAATGCCCTGATCGGAGAGAAACAACTTGATCGGGTCAGCGGGCCGGTAACGCACATTCCGCCGGACCGGATCGAACGCAACAGTTATCAACCCCGCGATCGGTTCGATCCACAGACCTTGACCGAACTTCAGGATTCGATCCGAGAAAAGGGAATCCTGCAACCTTTGCTGGTTTCGCGCACTCCCGAGGGATACCGGCTTATCGCCGGGGAGCGCCGTTTGCGGGCAGCCCTCGAACTGGGCCTCGATCTGGTTCCGGTGCTGGTTCGGGAGGTCGAGACCGACCAGGACTATCTGGAACTGGCGCTGATCGAAAATATCCAGCGCAGCGATCTCAACCCCCTCGAGCAGGCCGAGAGCTATCGACGGCTGTGCTCCGATTTCGGCTTGAGCCAGGAGGAAGTCGCCCGGAAAGTGGGTAAGGACCGGTCGACGGTGGCCAACACCCTGCGGTTGTTGGAGCTGGAAGAGGAGATCGCGGCCTTGGTGAGAAACGGGCGCCTTAACTTCGGCCAAGCCCGAACCTTGCTGGGGGTTGAAGATCCCGGAGACCGCCTGCGACTGGCCCGCCGCGTCGTCGCCGAGGGGATTCCGGTCAGAACCCTGGAAAAGCTGGTGGCCGACCGCAAAGGCCGGGCATCCGGACCTCGTCGCCGCCGGGCAACCCCGCCGCCGGATCCCCATGTGGCCGAGGCGGAAAGCCGACTGCGCGACGCCCTCAAGACCAAGGTTACGATCAAACCGGGCGGGAAACAAAGCGGCAGGATCGAGATCGAGTATTATTCATGGAACGACCTAGAAAGGATATATACTATTATTGAAAATAGTTTAAAATTATGA
- a CDS encoding AtpZ/AtpI family protein codes for MNSDWKPIIENFSLVTQVGLVVVICLALGLGLGMVASRLVGLASLCRVAGVVLGLAAGLYQAYRILMEKIG; via the coding sequence ATGAATAGCGATTGGAAGCCGATTATTGAGAATTTTTCGCTGGTCACCCAGGTCGGGCTGGTGGTGGTGATCTGCCTGGCTTTGGGCCTGGGGTTGGGCATGGTCGCCTCGCGCCTGGTGGGCCTGGCTTCGCTCTGCCGGGTTGCGGGGGTGGTCCTGGGCCTGGCGGCCGGGCTTTATCAGGCTTACCGGATTTTAATGGAAAAGATCGGGTAG
- a CDS encoding ATP synthase subunit I: MPGLQVSGKSGRVCLAAGAAGFVLLWFGLGPDPAFSFLAGVVLAYIYLAMMNRQIIKSLTMHKERVRQAVLRGLFFRYLFLIAALALVSTVPAVRPVWLLAGIALIPVSVIAAAWRRA; encoded by the coding sequence GTGCCGGGGCTTCAGGTAAGCGGGAAATCGGGGCGGGTTTGCCTGGCGGCCGGCGCGGCCGGTTTCGTCCTGCTCTGGTTCGGCCTGGGGCCCGACCCGGCCTTCAGTTTTCTGGCCGGGGTCGTGCTCGCCTACATATATCTTGCCATGATGAACCGCCAAATCATAAAATCCCTGACCATGCATAAGGAACGGGTGCGCCAGGCCGTACTCCGAGGGCTGTTTTTCCGATATCTGTTTCTGATCGCGGCCTTGGCCCTGGTGAGTACGGTTCCGGCGGTGCGCCCGGTCTGGCTTCTGGCCGGGATCGCCCTGATACCGGTTTCGGTCATTGCCGCGGCCTGGAGGAGGGCCTGA
- the atpB gene encoding F0F1 ATP synthase subunit A, protein MKLTKAQKYGLWSGIAVLLLVWLAAATPLGPALGIVKAPLIGTDVSGIGEAPAKWRSIFGIELPGGLNIVTMVMTWAIMGLILFFGFSATRRPRRVPGRLQLLFEMFVGFFDQICADSMGPQLGRKYVPFVATIFIFVFISNWIGVVPGLEEPTRDLNTCLGLGVICFFVAHVSGIRYKGWKKYLLEYVEPVGPLSPFFLVINVVGEIGKTLSHSIRLYGNVMGGAVLILVINQLSKQLPPLSLFLTLWFGLFVGLVQAFVFAMLAMTYIAVKVGD, encoded by the coding sequence GTGAAGCTGACCAAGGCGCAAAAATACGGTCTGTGGAGCGGAATCGCCGTTCTGCTCCTGGTCTGGCTGGCGGCGGCGACCCCGCTGGGCCCGGCGCTGGGAATTGTCAAGGCTCCCCTCATCGGCACCGATGTCTCCGGGATCGGGGAAGCGCCGGCCAAATGGCGCTCGATCTTCGGAATCGAGCTCCCGGGCGGTCTCAATATCGTCACCATGGTCATGACCTGGGCGATCATGGGCCTGATTCTTTTCTTCGGTTTCTCCGCCACCCGCCGCCCGCGCCGGGTCCCGGGGCGCCTGCAGCTGCTCTTCGAGATGTTCGTGGGTTTTTTCGATCAGATCTGCGCGGATTCGATGGGCCCTCAACTGGGAAGGAAGTACGTCCCCTTCGTCGCCACCATCTTCATCTTCGTCTTCATCTCCAACTGGATCGGCGTCGTCCCCGGCCTGGAGGAGCCGACCCGCGACCTCAACACCTGCCTGGGGTTGGGGGTGATCTGTTTCTTCGTCGCCCACGTCTCCGGGATCCGCTATAAGGGCTGGAAAAAATACCTGCTCGAATACGTCGAACCCGTCGGGCCGCTCTCGCCGTTTTTTCTCGTCATCAACGTCGTGGGCGAGATCGGCAAAACCCTCTCCCACTCCATCCGTCTTTACGGCAACGTCATGGGGGGAGCGGTCCTGATCCTGGTCATCAACCAGCTCAGCAAACAGCTGCCGCCCCTGAGCCTGTTCCTCACGCTCTGGTTCGGGCTGTTCGTGGGGCTGGTCCAAGCTTTCGTTTTCGCCATGCTGGCCATGACGTATATCGCGGTCAAGGTGGGCGACTGA
- a CDS encoding ATP synthase F0 subunit C has protein sequence MDLAALSQIAAVAGAALCMGLGAIGAAVGEGYSAFKAVQAIARQPRASDEVVRLMLVGMAVAESAGIFALFIAIVLAMTNPQAAGIVQVGGFLAAGICMGVGALGPGIGAGLAAGSACEGVGVIPENNALIMRTMLIGQAVSQSTAIYALFVAMLLIFVVGG, from the coding sequence ATGGACCTGGCGGCCCTCAGTCAGATCGCCGCGGTCGCCGGCGCCGCTCTCTGCATGGGCCTGGGCGCGATCGGGGCGGCGGTGGGGGAGGGGTACAGCGCCTTCAAGGCCGTTCAGGCCATCGCCCGCCAGCCCCGGGCTTCGGACGAGGTGGTCAGGCTGATGCTGGTGGGCATGGCCGTGGCCGAATCGGCGGGCATCTTCGCTCTCTTCATCGCCATCGTCCTGGCCATGACCAACCCCCAGGCGGCCGGCATCGTTCAGGTCGGCGGTTTTCTGGCCGCCGGCATCTGCATGGGAGTGGGGGCGCTGGGCCCCGGTATCGGGGCGGGCCTGGCCGCGGGGAGCGCCTGCGAAGGGGTGGGGGTGATCCCCGAAAACAACGCTTTGATCATGCGGACCATGCTCATCGGCCAGGCGGTTTCCCAGTCGACCGCCATTTACGCGCTGTTCGTGGCCATGCTTTTGATTTTCGTGGTCGGAGGCTAG
- the atpE gene encoding ATP synthase F0 subunit C — protein sequence MTEITGQELIRVAALLGAGICMGFGAIGPGVGEGFAAGKACEGVAREPENASLITRTMLIGQAVSESTGIYSLFIAILLLFVVKS from the coding sequence ATGACGGAAATAACGGGACAGGAATTGATCAGGGTCGCCGCCCTCTTGGGGGCGGGCATCTGTATGGGCTTCGGCGCGATCGGCCCGGGGGTGGGGGAAGGCTTCGCGGCCGGAAAGGCCTGCGAGGGAGTCGCCCGGGAGCCGGAGAACGCCAGCCTCATCACCCGGACCATGCTCATCGGCCAGGCCGTCTCCGAATCCACGGGGATCTATTCCCTCTTCATCGCCATCCTCCTGCTCTTCGTGGTCAAGAGCTGA
- the atpF gene encoding F0F1 ATP synthase subunit B: protein MVDISATIVFQWINFGILLFLMTVLAYRPILAFMDRRRREIGDTLEEAEGVKQEAERTLGEYRRRLDAAEDEARGLLAEARTRGDKERARILAQAQDEARGIQDRARQNIELEERNVRRRLQEDAVGISIAAAGRLLGRELTGKDQRHFVEESIRELEKTHG from the coding sequence ATGGTCGATATCAGCGCCACAATCGTTTTCCAGTGGATTAACTTCGGGATACTCCTCTTCCTGATGACCGTGCTGGCCTACCGCCCGATCCTCGCCTTCATGGACCGCCGCCGCCGGGAGATCGGCGACACCCTGGAAGAAGCCGAGGGCGTGAAACAGGAGGCCGAACGGACCCTGGGCGAATACCGGCGGCGCCTGGACGCGGCGGAAGACGAAGCCCGGGGCCTGCTGGCCGAGGCCAGGACCAGGGGGGACAAGGAAAGAGCCCGGATCCTCGCCCAGGCCCAGGACGAGGCCCGCGGCATCCAGGACCGGGCCCGCCAGAATATCGAGCTGGAGGAGCGCAACGTCCGTCGGCGCCTGCAGGAGGACGCGGTGGGGATTTCCATCGCCGCGGCCGGGCGGCTCTTGGGCCGGGAGTTGACGGGCAAGGACCAGCGGCATTTCGTCGAGGAATCGATCCGAGAACTGGAGAAAACTCATGGCTGA
- the atpH gene encoding ATP synthase F1 subunit delta — protein MAEDSSGRIYAQALFNVARGEKAVEECGSALQRLAAVVAGNPDFRLFLAAPTVPPARKTAAVEAVASALRLPGPVAGIFRLAVKRRRTAVLAAASREYRVLEDESRRRVDVTVETAEALNETEKSRLETAVKRRLDREPRIEYRLVPGLLAGLVVRAGGKVFDCSLSGRLKRLEERMLCRER, from the coding sequence ATGGCTGAGGATTCCTCGGGCCGTATCTACGCCCAGGCGCTTTTCAACGTCGCCCGCGGGGAAAAGGCGGTGGAGGAGTGCGGGTCGGCCCTGCAGCGCCTGGCCGCCGTCGTCGCCGGGAACCCGGATTTCCGGCTGTTTCTGGCCGCGCCGACGGTGCCCCCGGCCCGGAAGACGGCGGCGGTCGAAGCCGTCGCCTCGGCGCTGCGGCTCCCGGGACCGGTGGCGGGGATCTTCAGGCTGGCGGTCAAGCGCCGCCGGACGGCGGTACTGGCGGCGGCATCCCGGGAATACCGGGTCCTGGAAGACGAAAGCCGCCGCCGCGTCGACGTCACCGTGGAGACGGCGGAAGCCTTGAACGAAACCGAGAAATCCCGGTTGGAAACGGCCGTGAAACGCCGCCTCGACCGGGAGCCGAGAATCGAGTATCGGCTCGTCCCCGGCCTCCTGGCGGGGCTGGTGGTGCGCGCCGGGGGCAAGGTTTTCGACTGCAGCCTGTCCGGGCGCCTGAAGCGCCTCGAGGAACGAATGTTATGCCGGGAACGCTGA
- the atpA gene encoding F0F1 ATP synthase subunit alpha, whose translation MAINPDEITAIIEKQIASFRDVLEVRDVGTVVEVGDGVATIFGLEEAMAGELVRFSGGVYGMVMNLNEDNVGVVVLGADESVSEGEEVKTTGQVVEVPVGDALLGRVVNALGAPLDGKGEIETKSRNPVERLAPGVVVRQPVKEPLQTGLKAVDSMVPIGRGQRELIIGDRQTGKTAIALDTILNQKGTGVVCIYVAVGQKRSTVARVIKLFEKYGAMDYTIVVSATASDPAPLQYLAPYAGCAMGEYFRDHGRHALVVYDDLSKHAVAYRQISLILRRPPGREAYPGDVFYLHSRLLERAAKWDDEHGGGSLTALPIIETQAGDVSAYIPTNVISITDGQIYLDNDLFYAGQRPAIDVGLSVSRVGGNAQIKAMKRVAGHLRLELAQYRELAAFAQFGTDMDASTRRQIERGRRMTELLKQPQYRPMPVDHQVMVLFAGINGFLDDIPVADCLRFAAEYLDFAADRDPELGADIAAKQDLDDALTGRLKSSIEEFKKTFVPSVRPGESREAEAASEAAGEGAGGEETEAG comes from the coding sequence ATGGCAATAAATCCGGATGAAATAACGGCGATCATCGAAAAGCAGATAGCGTCTTTCCGCGACGTCCTGGAAGTCCGCGACGTGGGCACCGTGGTCGAAGTCGGCGACGGCGTCGCCACCATCTTCGGGTTGGAAGAGGCGATGGCCGGCGAGCTGGTCCGCTTCAGCGGCGGAGTCTACGGCATGGTCATGAACCTCAACGAGGACAACGTCGGAGTCGTGGTCCTGGGCGCGGACGAATCCGTCTCCGAGGGAGAGGAAGTCAAGACCACGGGCCAGGTGGTGGAGGTGCCGGTCGGCGACGCGCTTCTGGGCCGGGTCGTCAACGCTCTCGGCGCTCCCCTCGACGGGAAGGGGGAGATCGAGACCAAATCCCGCAACCCGGTGGAGCGTCTGGCACCGGGAGTGGTCGTCCGGCAGCCGGTGAAAGAGCCGCTGCAGACCGGGCTCAAGGCCGTCGACTCCATGGTTCCGATCGGGCGGGGACAGCGGGAGCTGATCATCGGCGACCGGCAGACCGGGAAGACGGCCATCGCCCTGGATACCATCCTCAACCAGAAGGGAACCGGCGTCGTCTGCATCTACGTGGCCGTGGGGCAGAAACGGTCGACCGTGGCCCGGGTGATCAAACTCTTCGAAAAGTACGGAGCCATGGATTACACGATCGTGGTTTCGGCCACCGCCAGCGATCCGGCCCCGCTCCAGTACCTGGCCCCGTACGCGGGGTGCGCCATGGGGGAGTATTTCCGCGATCACGGCCGTCACGCCCTGGTCGTCTACGACGATCTCAGCAAGCACGCGGTGGCGTACCGTCAGATCTCCCTGATCCTCCGCCGTCCCCCGGGGCGCGAGGCTTACCCCGGGGACGTTTTTTACCTGCATTCGCGCCTGTTGGAACGGGCGGCCAAGTGGGACGACGAACACGGCGGGGGCAGCCTGACGGCTCTTCCCATCATCGAGACCCAGGCCGGCGACGTCTCCGCCTACATTCCCACCAACGTCATCTCCATCACCGACGGCCAGATCTACCTCGACAACGACCTCTTTTACGCCGGCCAGCGGCCGGCCATCGACGTCGGCCTTTCGGTTTCGCGGGTGGGGGGCAACGCTCAGATCAAGGCCATGAAACGGGTGGCCGGGCACCTGCGGTTGGAACTGGCCCAGTATCGGGAACTGGCGGCCTTCGCCCAGTTCGGAACCGATATGGACGCTTCCACCCGCCGCCAGATCGAGCGGGGGAGGAGAATGACCGAGCTGCTCAAACAACCCCAATACCGGCCCATGCCGGTGGACCATCAGGTGATGGTCCTCTTCGCCGGGATCAACGGTTTCCTCGACGATATTCCCGTGGCGGACTGCCTCCGGTTCGCCGCCGAGTATCTCGACTTCGCGGCCGACCGCGACCCGGAACTGGGCGCGGATATCGCGGCCAAACAGGACCTCGACGATGCCCTCACCGGCCGGCTCAAGTCCTCGATCGAGGAGTTCAAGAAAACCTTCGTGCCCTCGGTCAGGCCCGGTGAAAGCAGGGAGGCGGAAGCGGCTTCCGAGGCGGCCGGGGAAGGCGCCGGCGGGGAAGAGACGGAGGCCGGCTGA
- the atpG gene encoding ATP synthase F1 subunit gamma, protein MATLRDIKTRIRSVRQIQKITAAMKLVSVAKLRKHQTAQRRFEDFRGRIGSLFDRFSSAADIREFPLMAARSGAAGTLLIAVTAERGLCGSYNHGVRRAAEAYLEREPGPSKLLALGSSNRKYFRNQGADLVEAALPESVAERARVIGDLARGKFLDGSVDRVVAVSDRFALDRSRGIRLRQLLPLAAPADPDPAVRRRVEAYLLEPGFGSIYEWICEYYLYTELYGLLLDAAAAEEFARMKAMELATSNADELIFELTLSYNKARQEAITLELLDIVGGTATGT, encoded by the coding sequence GTGGCGACCCTCAGGGACATCAAGACCCGGATCCGCAGCGTCCGCCAGATCCAGAAGATCACGGCCGCCATGAAACTGGTCTCCGTGGCCAAGCTGCGCAAGCACCAGACGGCCCAGCGGCGGTTCGAGGATTTCCGGGGAAGAATCGGTTCCCTCTTCGACCGATTCAGCTCGGCGGCCGACATCCGGGAATTTCCCCTCATGGCCGCCCGCAGCGGCGCCGCCGGGACGCTCCTGATCGCGGTTACGGCGGAGCGCGGTCTCTGCGGCTCCTATAACCATGGAGTGCGCCGCGCCGCCGAGGCCTACCTGGAACGAGAGCCCGGTCCGTCGAAGCTGCTGGCGCTGGGTTCGTCCAACCGGAAGTATTTCCGCAACCAGGGCGCCGACCTGGTCGAGGCGGCGCTCCCGGAAAGCGTCGCCGAGCGGGCGCGGGTCATCGGCGACCTGGCCCGCGGGAAATTTCTCGACGGTTCGGTCGACCGGGTGGTGGCGGTCAGCGACCGGTTCGCTCTCGACCGCAGCCGCGGTATCCGCCTTCGGCAGCTGTTGCCCCTGGCCGCTCCCGCGGACCCGGATCCGGCGGTCCGGCGCCGGGTCGAAGCCTACCTTCTGGAACCCGGGTTCGGTTCGATCTACGAATGGATCTGCGAGTACTATCTCTACACCGAACTCTACGGTCTTCTCCTCGACGCCGCCGCCGCCGAAGAGTTCGCCAGGATGAAGGCGATGGAACTGGCGACCAGCAACGCCGACGAACTGATCTTCGAACTTACTCTTTCCTACAACAAGGCGCGCCAGGAGGCGATCACCCTGGAGCTGCTCGACATCGTGGGAGGAACGGCGACCGGAACCTAG